DNA from Acanthochromis polyacanthus isolate Apoly-LR-REF ecotype Palm Island chromosome 7, KAUST_Apoly_ChrSc, whole genome shotgun sequence:
tccccaacaaaaaatgttcaaaaatttcccaaaaatgtggaaaatgtggacGTCACAAGTTTCACtgaatttactttttttccacattttcaaactttaaaacgggtcagtttgacccgcaggacgacacgagggttaatgttAATACggtgctgaaaaaaataaagtcccACAGTTTAGATTTAGCAAATTTATAGATTTTATTGCacgaaaaaaagatttttttagcTGTTGGTGAATGAAAAAGTCAGATCAGATAACCACATACGGAAACTTGTACATTATTTCTCGGCAAGAATTTTGCAGATCAGGTGAAGCGTGGAACACGTGAAGCTGTGTTTTCCGTGTCCAAACCTCCTCAGCCGAACATCTTCTTCATCCTGGCTTTGAGCATGTCCAGGCCTTTGAGCGCCTTCAATTTCGGCGCCAGGTTGCTGGGCGTTCTCACAGCGTCGTGGGATTCGTCAAAGAGCTTCTCTCCGATCTCCTTCCTCACTCGATCCCTCCAGGCCTGCAGCTTCGGAAAGTCTTCAAACAAGTCCACACCGGTTCCGAAGGGCTGCAGGACAAACACAGCGTTCAGGCAAAGTCTGCAGCTGAATGTGGATTAAAAGTCAAAGCCAGGGTTTAGGGTCTCTGATGGGTCAGTTCGGGTCGAATTGGACGGGATTCAAGAAATCGTCTCAGATTTTGCTCAAGCTTCATGAATGTGGTCACTGGGGTCACAAACGTTTGGATGAATTTTGACAGTTTCATATGTGGTCCCACCTGTTAAATTCTCTAAGAAGCCATTTTAAAAGGTTCAGTATCTCCAGGTATAAGACTCCCACAGCCTTGAAATGTGGTGAGGACACATAAAGAATAGTTTCCAGCAGATTGAAATGATTAAATGGCTCCACCAGAGGATACATCTTTAATTATTACCCCTTGAAAATGGAATAAGGTTGGTTTTGAGCCCCACAAAGTTCCTGGCAAGACAaggttttgacacagaaatgcTAGTTTGGACATTCTGTGTGTCAATGTGGACATTTACATTTTGGGAGccattttgaactgattttaagTTATGATAGACAATCTTTTGAAAAAGTTGGGCAAAATCTTTAATTATTACCCCTTGAAAATGGAATAAGGTTGGTTTTGAGCCCCACAAAGTTCCTGGCAAGACAAGGTTTTGACACAAAAATGCTAATTTGGACATTCTGTGTGTCAATATGGACATTCACAtttttgaactgattttaagTTATGATAGACAATCTTTTGAAATTTTTGGGCAAAATCTTTAATTATTTGCtctcaaaaaggaaaaaaaatgcacaaaaaaaaccctttaaaCATGGGTGACATTATGGTACCAGAAAGTTCCTGAAAGTGTTTATATGttgatggatccatatttcaaatttgggggattttttaaaataaaacatttaagggaaacttaaggaattactggaattttgttcctgaagtttttgcaaattttcagaaatttggggaatttttttgcagattttttggacttttttcagacaagtttCAGACCATATTTTTTCGTgaccgtaaatgaagacaagagGAGAGTTAatcatctcaaattaggaggttacatggaagcaaaaatctatttttgagtaaaaaagttttttttagcatatctgacttattttaagagccctaagcttgacaatcctggtaaaataaaatacagcttaaaataagttttcccagctaattttaagatctcaatcttctaaatatcacatcttatttcaagaaatcttaccgaGCCATTTTTCATccgttctattggcagattttcactgatttcaaggtaaaagttccttgaaataagttttttgtcttgttttgagaggagcactTTTTCCAGTGCAGCAGTAGTAGCTCCAGCTACTAGAGGTTTTACTTCCCAGTAGCAGTAGAGATCGTAGTATTACTATACTACCTGCATGATCCACATTACAGCCACCAGATCGGCCGCAGAGATTTTGTCGCCAATGATGAACGGCTTGTCCTGGAGAAATTTATCCTCCAGCAGCTTCAGCGACTGCTTCACATCTGCCAAGACCTCGTCCATCTTCTCCTTTGGGACCTCGATGTCCGTGACCACGGTATAAAAAGCCTGACAACAGAGAAAGACTATTTGGTACCAGAAGAAGCAGGTGATGGTCTAGTGAGGTCCTAGCAACAACCGATGCAACAAGAGAAGCACAATAAGAAAGCAAAGATGGCCGCTGTTCATCCGTTCTCCTTCAAACAAATGATGAATTATAATTTTTTCAGTTAAAgcaacagatttgtttttatattaagaggaatatattatattatattaagaGGAAGCCATTTCCACTGCAgtgttaaaacacacaaaacactcaagttttaaattgtttaagacaggttttgagatatttttgagaagtttcaagatattttcgttagggctggcccgaatagtggtttctggcctccgaatattcggaccctattaaagacgaatatccgaatattcgttccgccccgtaacgtccgacggggggtggggggggggtcccgttcgtctggtctccctggtccaaattttgccttcgttttgtcttcagttgaACTGAACAATttccaaacagcagaggtcttcagcatcttgtcttgtgtttaagcaacgaagtgaagcgtgacgtcagagtcggcagcaacccggccatttgggatgagccgaagtgggccgaaggcgaagggaagagacgagctccgaatatttttgtctgggggaaggaaggggtgatcacatagacatgtgttgtgtatatgtcatagacatatgtgtatatgtttatgtgatcacacgacgagatgagccaagatgagccgatgtgggccaaaggcggagggaagacagtaacgccgcatattctttccgcccgaaGGGAGCGGGAGCGGGGGTTGGGGGGGCAATATCCGGATACCGTCAcagcaaacgaatattcgggatattcgggtccagccctaattttCGCAAAGTGTAATTTCAGTTGAGTGTTGAGgcatttggggtcattttggacaagtctAGTGTTCCTTTTAAGAAGTTTCAAGATATTTTCCGCacgttttgagtctttttgaaGGTACTTCttggtcatttttgacaaatgtatAGCCTTTTGGGAcaagttttgaatcattttagacaCTGACTCCAGatctcagaacttcatcagtccatgTGTCTAAATGAtatttaggaggaaaaacacatctgactTCTGGTAAAAATTGAAACCAGATCAGATGGTCAGACCAACTTAGAGCAAATTAAAGGTCTTATTTTATTCCTACATTTTGATAAGAAGCTCTTTCTGCAGCAGTGATTCATTCTCTCTGGttttgagtccttttggacCAGTTTTCAATAGCTTAGAACCAGTTCTGAGTTATTCTGGAGAACTTTCAAGATGTTTTTGACAAGGTCTGAATCTGTTTGGACgaaagttttgtcattttgaagatatttttgaGTCCTTTCATAAATACTGAAAACAGTCAAATGAAGTTTATGGGGTGTTTCATAGTTTATACTTAGGGTAACGCGGGGCTATTCTGGACCCTGCTGCATGAAATGGGCTACCGGGACTGTGTCACAGGGGATTTCCCCAGTAAAGTACTGGCATCTTTTCCCCTGTGTATCCTGTAATATGATAACTTAAAGTAATCTAGTTCAGGCATGCACACAGTCCCAGTAGCCCATGTCATGCAGCAGGGGCCAGAATAGCCCTGCGTTACACTACACCATTTAAGAAGTTTTAAAGGACTcagttatttttaatcatttttaagtcattttgtatgATCTACATGtccttttgaacaatagtgggTAGTTTTGCACAAGTTTTTGTGAGATTTTTAGGATGACTTTTGTGTCACTTGGAACGAGTTTAAGTAACTGtcaacaatttttgaataaatctAACTAAAGAAggagaaaactacaaaaaaagtgcattctgggtaaactttcaatTCTCATGTCAGCATGTGTGGTTGGTGAGAACGAGTTACAGAATTTAGTTTGACCTACATTTGATGTCATCAATAATCAAACACTGATTACACTgggtaacaaaaaaaattttttgaaaaattgtctcgagtttttaaactgatttagggggattaatccaaaaatgacatcCGTTTTACTCTATCAGGTCAGGTTTTGAAGCTATACAAATGACCCAAGTATGCTGATCATAGAGAATTTTTTCCAGCACATACTTCACAGCATCATATTTCTCCTTCAGTGTAGTTGAGTGAGCAAGAGGCACAGATGCAAATTTGTTACCATTGTGCGGCAGAACACATTTGAGGGATCGCTTACTGCTATCAATGAACAGTCTCCAATCTGTGGGGTCGTACTTTGGCACCCCTAACTTGTGTAGGAGACCCGCAATGTCTGAACAATGCACCAAATCATTCTcctcagagaaaaaacagaggtaTTCAGAGgtgtctgtttctgtaaaatgttatgCGAGTACTGTCTGCAAGAAGGTTCTTTTCCTTCAGTCGGGAAGCCAAAAGCTCAGTAGAGGACTTGGACAAGCTTAGATCACGAACTAGATGaatgaatggacttgctcttatatagcgctttactactcatcagagtactcaaagcgcttacacaacaattgcttccattcaaccatacgctcacacattcacactctgGGGTGGACGGAAGCATGGCTGCCAATctgcgcctacggcccctccgaccaccaccaacattcacacgcattcatacaccagagGCAAAatgggttaagtgtcttgcccaaggacacaacagcacatgactaggcaagagtgggaatcgaaccaccaaaccttcgatcattggacaacccactctaccacctgagccacagccacccctgagccacagccgccccagaTCATTTAGCTCTATTTGTGTGAAAGGATGTGGAGCATCATCATCAAGAAACACCTGATCCTCTTGATCTTCATGGTCACTAGAGGAATCTCCCTCACTAATATCTGGAAGCTCTCCAAAGACAGGTACTGGGATTTCATCACATTGAGCTACAGGACGACGTGCTGATTGAAGATCAGGATATGTAAGGCTGCCCCTGTTCTTTCTGTTAATCCCAGTTACATCTACAGCACAGAAGTAGCAGTCAGTGACATGGTTTGCTGGTTCTCTCCAAACCATGGGAACTCCAAACTTTAGACAACTCTTCTTGCCCTTTGTCCATTGACGCAGATACTCAGTACATGCTTTGCACACCATATGTGGGGCCCAGGCTTTATCCTGGTCACCAAGCTTTATACCAAAATAGGCATTATAGGCACGCTTTACGAAGCTTGTAACAGAGTTCCTGTTAGGTGCCAATGTGTATTCACCACAGATGTAGCAGAATACATCAGGTTGATTTTTGCAAGCTCTTCTGCGAGAAGCCATGGTATTCACCTATgtgcaaagaataaaaataagtaatttaCTGAAGATatttcaagaaacaaaaactgggtATCATCCAAAACAACATACGATAGAGATATACACCAAAAATATAGTGATTGTAAGTTGTAGATGCGTAAACAATAAAGCAATCATACgcatatatataaagaaaaggtgaaaaacaacaaatggtcATAGTTAAAAAAGTTGACCTGATAGAGCAAAACTAATGTTATATTTGGATTCTGCACCCCAAAATTATcttaaaacagcattaaaaccttagacaattttttttgttgttgaccagtGTTATTGATGCAGTGAGAGAATAAATTACTACATTATATGAAGCTATAAAACTAAAATATGTCATATGTTTGTCTTGTTAAATAAACTCAATAGGTAATTAGTGCTGGAGGGGATTCTGCCTCAGTGTCTATAGCTTGCGATGATTTAACTTATGCAACTAATTGGTTCAGGGCCAAATAAACAGAGTGAGGTGGAGTGTGTTCAGGAGTCAGACAGATAAAGTTTCAGCTCTGGGGTGAACTCGGGACACGAACCCTGAGCAGGAAGACTCTTGAACAGTGCAGTGCGATGTTCATCGGCTGCCAGTTCAAGTATTCGGTGAGACGAGCTCGCTGCTGCAGCTCGGCCGGACACCAGTGGTCGGGCGCCAAGTGTTTCTGAGCCAGGTACTCAACGATGGCCGCACTGCAACAGACGAGAAGAAACCACCGTTTAAAACACAGCAAACGGGACAGAGGAATCGTTTCACATCACAGCAGTCATTAAGGTGGATCAGGGGTCTCAAACATGAGGCTCAGGAgccaaaactggccctccagagggtccaatctggccctcaaagtgtaaaagttACAGAGATGACGTTAACTGCAGATTATAAAAcgataaattttaaaaaaattctacatcatgacaagttgttttgatcataaagtcaaatactagattgttcttttgtcattttgtgtctcatttttgtaatattttgtccgtTTTGTTTCgtgccgtttgtctcattttgcgtcttgtttttcttattttgtgtcttggtgtgAAGTTTCGATCATCTTGCTtgtctttgggacagttttggcATCTTTGCGTtttagaaaaagacaaaaaacaggatTTAGTGTTTAGATTGTGACACATGGATGAATGTAAAACTAATTTgttgggtcattttgtgactgtttttggaactttttttaaactcttttttcgcccccattttgtcatttttgtgtcttttggatgttttattcaccattgtggtcattttgtttatcctttttgtcattttgcatctctttttctgttttgtgtcttgttttatagtttttgttattttgtgtctttttttaggtCACTTAGTGTGAAGTTTCGATTGTTTTGCATGTCTTCGGGGCAGTTTTAGCCTCTTTGTCGtggagaaaatgaacaaaaacagatttaatgttTAGATTGTGATatctggatggatgtaaaactgatccgGCTGCTGTTTCTACCAGAACTCAAATGCTTTATGCAAAAGTTCTGAGTCCTTTTAAACAGGTTTGTGGTAGGTTAGTCGGTTTCTACTGTACCTTTCTGTCAGGATGAAGTTTCCATCTTTCATTACAGGAATTTTCCTCACAATGCTGACTTTTCCAAATTCCTCGCTGAACTGCTGCCctgaggaaaacacacaaaataaagattCATAGGTGTcttaaaaatcaagaaaatgtgCTTAATGTCACCAAGTTGCACACATAGAACATAATTGAGGTTCAAGTATTGCTTTGAGATAAAACACTAAATTATCtgtcctgttttctttcctccctgTTGTGCTCTGAAACACTCTTCGTTTTCTTTCTCCAGCACGTCTGTTACAGCCAGAAGGAGTGGGCATCTAAAGGTTAACTCACTCCTCACCTCGCCATCGGCTTTCTGGGTGAAATGTAAGCCGATAGCCCCGAGGCAgggcttgatttttttttcagatttttaaatgtttacgGAACAAGTTCACACCCCGCGGGACGTTCGACTCTTGCAAAATGAGCTGCCGGACTCCAGGAGAGAAGGAAACTGCAGATTTCTGTGCAACAAAACTTACGAgtttctgctaaaaaaaacaaacaaacccaaaacaTAAATTGCGGTTTTAAAACATGCCTGTGTCGATTCTCAGTCATACAGCTTCAATAGAAAGCAGCTGGGGTTCTCTTTTAGCCTCCAAAAACAGAGATCCAGCTGCTTCTAGTGGGATTGAGAAAGAGGGATTACCTGACGCGAGCTCAATCAGCTTGAACTCGAACGGGATGTTGAGCTTCTTGGCGAACAGGTAGACGAAGCGGCAGGGCGGCGACATGAGGTCCAGGTAGAGCTCCATGGTTGCAGAGAGTCCAAGGCTGCAGACGCTTCCTCTGGTTCCGCTCCTGTCCTGCAGAGCCTGTTATCCTCGGTCTGACTCCGCCTCTCCTCACTGCTTTCTAAACCACGCTGACAGTTCAAAGTGAGTGAACGTTGCGGTTGGGCGGTCGGAGCTTTGGCCTCAGACGTTTTGTAAACACCGCCTTTCTGTCAGCCCTGCATGACCTCAGCTTTTCTTTCCCTCTGGGTGCGGTTTGGTGATTGTTAACGCTGACTACAGGGCACTCATTTGAAAGAAACTCAACCAAACTTAAAAAATTTACCTCTTGACCACCTCAGAATCAGAgcatttttttaagcaaaacttGTTCGATCAACGTGATTTGTGAAATCATATAAGTTTTGTTATGTAACTTtcttgtctcttgttttgtttgtcttatttcgtttgtttttgtcttttcttgtctgaagCCGCGTGTCCACTACATGCAATTTTTCCGCACGTCAACGCACCGCATCTGAAAAATCACACGGATGGTGGGCGGTCACGAGCCGAACACAACGTAGTGACATGACCGCGCTCGAGGAACAGAGGGTCGCTACGTGGTCACATGAGAGCGTTTTCAGCTTGACGGTCTGGCAGGCATGTcggataaacacagcggctcggccacaaactttctcttttatttcgaaaacacttcagctgaatctgctcatcatcagtagaaaggtgtttcaccatgctgaatgtatctccaacaacctgctcctctgttcactgttttgttttcttcgtTGTTCTTGTCTCTTCTAGTATTGGTTCCACCTGCTCCTAGTAGTGTCCTCCATCCTGCCATCTGCACTGGATTCAGGTCTCCGTCTCAGGAAGATGGAAAATCTCCTTCCGTGGCTAAGAGTTATTAGATGTTTGTCTTAGTGGTTGTAGTTCCTGGCCACTAGTTGTCGCTGTGAGGTTTTGGAGCCTATTGTCTCCT
Protein-coding regions in this window:
- the LOC110972870 gene encoding glutathione S-transferase theta-3-like isoform X3 — translated: MELYLDLVSPPCRFVYLFAKKLNIPFEFKLIELVSGQQFSEEFGKVSIVRKIPVMKDGNFILTESAAIVEYLAQKHLAPDHWCPAELQQRARLTEYLNWQPMNIALHCSRVFLLRAFYTVVTDIEVPKEKMDEVLADVKQSLKLLEDKFLQDKPFIIGDKISAADLVAVMWIMQPFGTGVDLFEDFPKLQAWRDRVRKEIGEKLFDESHDAVRTPSNLAPKLKALKGLDMLKARMKKMFG
- the LOC110972870 gene encoding glutathione S-transferase theta-3-like isoform X2 — encoded protein: MELYLDLMSPPCRFVYLFAKKLNIPFEFKLIELASGQQFSEEFGKVSIVRKIPVMKDGNFILTESAAIVEYLAQKHLAPDHWCPAELQQRARLTEYLNWQPMNIALHCSRVFLLRAFYTVVTDIEVPKEKMDEVLADVKQSLKLLEDKFLQDKPFIIGDKISAADLVAVMWIMQPFGTGVDLFEDFPKLQAWRDRVRKEIGEKLFDESHDAVRTPSNLAPKLKALKGLDMLKARMKKMFG